The window ATCGCATCGGCTGTGCCGTCCTCGATCCAGCGCGTGGCGAGCGCCGTCGTCAGCGGCGAGGCCATGACGTTGCCCGCCCGCATCGCCCCGGCGAAGGACCAGATGGCGCGGCTGTCGTCGGGCGCCACCACATAGGCGAGGCGAAGGCCGGCGCCGAGGCATTTCGACAGGCCGGCGACGTGCCAGGTGAGGTCCGGCGCGTGCGCGGCGAGCGGGGCCGGCCCTTCCGCGGGAAGGAAGCCGTAGGCGTCGTCCTCGATGATCGGCACGCGATGCTGGCGCGCCACGGCCGCAATCTCTGCGCGCCGCGCGGCCGGCATGGTCAGCGTCAGGGGATTGTGCAGCGTCGGGTTGAGGTAGAGCGCCTTTGGGGCCGCGCGCGCGCAGGCGGCGGCGAACGCCTCCGGCAGGATGCCGTCCGCATCCATCGGCAGGCCGCAAAGCCGCAGGCGGAGCTGCGCGGCGATCGAGCGCATGCCGGGATAGGTGATGTCTTCCGAAAGCACCGTGTCGCCGGGCCGTGCGAGGGTGCCGAGGATGGCGAGCAACGCCGGATGGGCGCCCGGCACGGTGAAGATGCGCTCGTGCGGCGGCGTCAGGCCCCGGCGGCCGAGCCATGCGGCGGCCGCCTCCCGGTCCATCGCCGCGCCGCCGAAGCCCTGGTAGCGCAGGAGCGGCACCAGATCGGCCGCCACCGCCGACAGGCCGTCGCGCATGCGGGCGAGGAGCTCCGGGTCGTCCGGTTCCGGCGGCATGTTCATCGAGGGGTCGGCGGCGCCGGCGCGCCGCGCAT is drawn from Shinella sp. PSBB067 and contains these coding sequences:
- a CDS encoding PLP-dependent aminotransferase family protein, producing the protein MKNWHPDLSRSSSPLYMAIADLVEMDLRSGHLSAGDRLPTHRELARRLAVDVTTVARGYLEAQKRGLVQSHVGRGTFVAGRKDAAPGGLPAEAAPDARRAGAADPSMNMPPEPDDPELLARMRDGLSAVAADLVPLLRYQGFGGAAMDREAAAAWLGRRGLTPPHERIFTVPGAHPALLAILGTLARPGDTVLSEDITYPGMRSIAAQLRLRLCGLPMDADGILPEAFAAACARAAPKALYLNPTLHNPLTLTMPAARRAEIAAVARQHRVPIIEDDAYGFLPAEGPAPLAAHAPDLTWHVAGLSKCLGAGLRLAYVVAPDDSRAIWSFAGAMRAGNVMASPLTTALATRWIEDGTADAILRFLRGEAAARQGLVAGLLPAGSYRADATSFNIWLPLPHGWTRSIFGTYMRASGLGVVASDAFTVEGTPAEAVRVCLGGPLARPDLQTGLEFMAHALEGPPELSGSFF